Within the Phaseolus vulgaris cultivar G19833 chromosome 9, P. vulgaris v2.0, whole genome shotgun sequence genome, the region gttatgaaaaatatttttttactttaaaaaatctaaaatatatgtacacaaattataatttatataatatataaatttgtatatttaatcTTCATattctacattttaaaaattagacgtatttttttttcttattcgtATTTTGTTAGAGGTTAAGGGTAATTTGGGTGTGACGAGAGAGTGACAATGAGTGAGAAAATAATTAAGTATATTATATATGTAGAGAGAaatatggaaaaataaaaagagaaaaagcgGGGGCGATAATTGTCGCTGTATATTCCAATTTGCAAGTTGCGATTTGGTGAGATTTGGGTGAGTGACGAAAATTTGGGGTTGAGAGCTTTAAAGAAGAAGGGCAAGCtgggaaagaaagaaagagagaaagagagaaaaatgttGTTAGCATGTGAAGAGCGAAGAACTGCGAAACATCCATAGATCGATAGATAGGGGTGCGTGTGGGAATGCGTGTGCGTGACGGTGAGGGCCCTTCCCAGTCATAAATAGCTTTCTCTGGTTAGGGTTTACTCTCCAATCTTTTCTTCCATACTCACACACATTTCCATCCAAGAAGCTTAACGATCCATTCCCTAATTATGCGCCGATTGCAAAAATCCAAAAGAGTTTCATGGGCCTCCGATTTAGATCTTTGTCAGGTAAAATCATCTGCACAATCCCAAATCCATCATCCCTTCCTTCCTTCCCATGCTTAACATCCAATACTCGCTACTCTTGTAaacccttttttttttaatttatgccTTTTTGTCTTCCATTAACCTCACTCTGTGTTCTTCTCTCTGTTCGTACTCCGTAATCTACCGTTCATGGATTCCGATTACAATAATCTCATCACTCTTGTTTGCTCCTATCTGTGAATCGAGGGTTTTAACTTTCGAAGTCCAAGTTAACACAGATGCAGTGTAATGGTGTCGGACAAGGCACGGGATTGCCCTAATTGAAATTGTAAACCCTGGAGGACTTTCTCTCTCTAACTTGTTTTCAATGAAAGTTTAGTCATCATCAACATCAtagattaaatttttataaaataggcTTTTAAATGATtgaagaaaaaatgaagaaagagaaaggCAAATTGTTTCAGAATACGAAAGGAACTAAAGTGAAGTATCTCTCATGGCATTTGAAATTCCTGATGAGGTCTTTGTATGTCCTGCTTCTTCATTCATTTGAAGCTACTGGTAAGGTCGTCAGGCAATGACAAAAATATCATTTCACAACCTGAGAATTGAGGGTAGTCACAGTATAGTTCTGACAGAGGAAGGAATGGCCttaactaaaattataaattttggaGGACTTTCTTCATGATTTGTTTTGAATGAAAGTTAACTGGCCATAGATTAAGATGTCTATAAAATAGGTTGTAAATGATGtgagaagaaaaaagaagaaaggtttTGTTTCAAAATGCAAAGGTACTTGAAAACCATCATAAGCTGTATGCTGTCTTGCTTCTTTATTCACTTGAAGCTACTGGTAAGTGGTAAGGTCATCGGCCAATGCAAGAAAGATCATTTGAACAAATGAGTCTTTGGCAAGTGCATCTTTGACTCTCCATGCCATTTGCAATCTTATAGACTGTAGGAGAATGACATGCAAGAGAAAATAATTACCAATTAGTTTTGCTTGAAGAGCTCTATTAAAAGTCACGAAGAAGGTGATAATGTAATTAGCAAAATGCATCTACCAAGATTTTCTGGCAGAAATACAGTATATATTATATCCCTACTGTCCAAATTTTCGTCCACCAGGATAACCTCAAATTCCTGCGGCTTGATGACTAAATTTGATTTCTGAACTGTttgtatgttttaaaaaattgaaattgttgTGTGAGATAGTACTCCTTGAATGTGTAGGTTCAGTTTCGTGGAATGCATTATGTTGTGGAGTTGATGTTTGTTGTTGTATGATTAGAAAAAGCTGTTAATAGCTTACTGCAATCTGTAATTTAATGCATAGTTACATGGAAGACTTCATGTGTAGGGAAAAGAAATTTCGGTACCTATGTTAAATTCCATTTGAAACATAATTTATTCTTGGAGAGTGAATGCCTTGTATCAGCTAGTCAGtcaatttctttgttttttaataagTCCCCTTTTGtgcaatttttttcaaaattttcagtTGTACTTTCATTTTCACAGGGCACTACCATCAATATTTCATATAGGATGTCTTTCTGCTTTCCACAAACTTAAATGACACTGGAAAAGTAAAATTTTCCATAATTGGATCAGATCTTAAATGTTTTAATGGTTTGAATATATGTCCAATTATACGTGATACTGCAATTGCACATTATATTTTCAGacattttttaagtaatttggGGTGTAGATATGTGGGATTAGATTGCTTATGCTGCCCTCTAGTGCTTTATTTTCTGAATAAATTTATACTGGTCATCCTAAAGTTGTCTCTATTTTCCTTCTGGAAGGATAACTTTGGGAGttgttttagttattttgttAACCTTTCGTAATTGCTCAAGTGAAAAAGGGGCCATTCTTCCGGgtattttctatttctttgaGATGTATCCTTGTGTGTGACTGTTAACTTGTATGCTTACGCTTTCTGTCTATAACAATGGATTAGTTGATTCCTCTGACTTCTTTTGTTCCATTGGTGGTGGTCTGTAATATTCTTGTATGCCGCAATTGTTTCTATAAAAGAAGATAATATTAATTTCAAAGTGATGCATTGATCTGTCCAGCTATTTCTTCTGTGATGTTGGTTTTATTGTTATGATTAAAAGAATTCTGCATAACCCTTATATCTGTACTTTTcagttcctttttttttcatagatTATGTGTGGTTGCAATTGTGTCCGTGAGTCCCTGAAGAGTTAAAAAAATAGCAGACCTTTTGTTTCTTCACTGCTATTACTAATTACAATGGACTTTTGTTGTTGTCCAATTGAATTGGTAGAGTTCTGCAGCTTAGACATCTTTGTTGTCTTTCACtctaaaattttgttatttttctgtttGAAAGGAGTCTAAAAGCAAGACCTCAGCCACTTCCAACATGGGAGGGCCAAGTCACAGTGATATTTTCTCAAGATGTACTGCTGGTGCATTCAGAATTATCAGAGGAAAAAGGTGACAAGTTTTTGGTTGGCCGGCCTACTAACTCAGATAATAATACCTTTCAGAGTGTGACTATATAAGTTCTATGCAGTCCAAATCTGAGAAGAAGAGGTGGAAAGATATAGTCAGAGATGTTTTGAAACTGCTTGCCCTTTGGATTTAAGAATCTGTTATTTTTCCTAATCAGGGATCATAATTTGGTGTTACCCCTAGTATCAGTCTGTGCACATTGGACAAGGTGTTACTCACTTGTGGGCAGATATTTTTGTGTGTCCAGTTTTAATGAGACGCATCAGTATCTTCCCTAGTACTATGGCAAGATTGTAACTTTTGGTTTTATTAGTCTTTCCATCCAGGGTGGGGTATTCTGGATGCAGTTATTCCTGGAGTCTACAGTAGTAGGCTTTGAAAATCTTAAAGAATACTAAGGAATCGAAGATATTGGATCTTGGCCTTTCATGTACCTATTGGATGAAAAATATGATTGTGTATATAATTTTGGATGGGAATGTGTTTCTGATATGATTGCAACCACTCCGAATGCTACTGCATCTATTAGTTTCATCAGAATATTTTAGCTAACTGTGTTGGTTTTTATGTGGCAACAGTTCACCTTCTATCATAGTTGACTATTCTTAGATGAAATATTTCATGATTGCTTGATTGTGTGTTTATAATGATTAATGTTGTTTTTTTGGATGCGGTAAGTGTAAGTGATAATTATGTCAGTCTGAAGGagtttattttatcatattgagtggtatttaatttttctatattCAAGTTTTTTACTCAATAAGCTCATGTTCAATGACCATATATTTTCGCCTCAGGTTTAAGATGATTTTCTTTGTTCTTCAAGTATTTGCTTTTAATAATCACCTAATTGAGTTGATAGTGTCAATAATCAGTTACTGAAGAATATTCTACCTGATTATTGGATTTGTGAATAAATGTTGGAAGAGTGTCAAAGGGAAAAAGACTAATACTTTTTCATTGAACAGGTTAGGCTATTCTTATCAGAAGACTCCCCTTCACAGGTTGGGTTAAATTCTCAAGATCACCTCCAAGCTAAGGCATCATTGGTGTTGCCTCCAGGTGTATCAGGTTCTGATGACATTCTGCCTCCTGGATTTGAGGGAACTCATACTTCAAGTCAGTTTGAGATTAAGCCATCTCAAATACCAGTTATTAAGTGGATTACTCCTCCAAAGGTAGTTTTTTTTAGTTCTCTATTAAGCATTTTTCCTCTGTAGTTTTCAGTATTATCTATATGTCAAAATAGGTGAaagaaaagtaagaaaaaagtGGTTCCATGAGTTTGTCTTCGTTATTACATCTTTTTTAGTCAATTTGTTATTCTCCCAGATTGTGCTAAATCTCACATGGCAAGTAGTGTGTGGGGAAGAAAGCAACGAGGTAGAGGATCAACGACAGAGGGAGATGAGAGTACTTGAAGCTATTTATCCTCGCATATCTTCCATTCCTCCAAAGTTTGTGTCTCGTCTGTGCCTTGTACTATAATATTTCTTGGTATCCATATTTCGTCATATAAGATTTTTTCCCCCTGCATGCAGCCCTTCCGTTTCAGTGGATGCTGAAGATTCAAATTACACAGACGGGCAACCTGCTTTGATACCAATAACGCCAATTGAAGATGAAGATGCGGCAGCAGAAGCATTAACGGATTCCTTGGAACCATTTGATGCTTCACAATCTCTTGAATTACCTCCTGGTATATTGAAGAATTCAAACTCTGTTACAAGTACGCAATTTGCTCGTGGTCTGACATCTGATGTAGCTGCTGCATCTGTTGCTTTAACTAACATTGTGAAGAGCAACGAACATGGGAAATTGATCGACCATGACTTACTTAATAATATTCTCAACAATCCAGAAGTGATTGAGAAATTGGTTAGAGATTATGGAGCTACTAATAATTCGCAGAGTGTACATAATGTGGCGTCGTCCGGTGCGGTTTTTTCAAATCCTCCTATTCCTATTAATCAAGGAGAAACCGCTACACCTTCATCGATTGCTTTTTCAGCCACTTCTTCCTATGCACCATCTACTGGAGGTCAGGTGGTACCCGTTTCTACCCAATGGCCTCCTAGGCCTGCAGCCAGTTCAGCTATTGTTTCGTCTCCTGTTGAGGTCCCTGCTGCGAAAGATGTTAACTACTATAAGAGTTTAATTCAACAACATGGAggagaaaaacaagaaacacTTCCATACTCCAGTAAACGTCAGATTCATCAGCCAGTAACAAGTTATGAGCCAACATACAATCAAAGAGCTAAAGTGTCAAAACCAAAGATAATGAAGCCTTGTATCTTCTTCAACAGTTCTAGAGGATGTCGGAATGGAGCCAACTGTGCCTACCAGCATGACACATCATTTCAGCCGCGAGGTAATACCGTGCCAGGGATACAAAGTTCAAAGAGGATGAAAATGGATCATGAGATTAGCAGTTAAATGAACTCTTGATTGGTGGTGTCGATTGCCGTTTAATTTGATGGTGGCGGCTGAATGCAGGTtcattaacttttaattttatgaGCAATTGTGAGCCTTGTTTGCTACTAGTTCCAAATGCTgcatgtataattttttaatgaaaggCTCCTCTTCATTTTGTTCTCTTTATTGAGAATCTGCCAAAATTACTACTTTTCTTGGTCAATCTTTCGATGATTGTATTTTAGATGGAGACTGATTGCAGGCACCACCAGCTGGATGATGactctttttttctttactttctGGCAATATAGTTTACATTTTTGTGGAATTTAATCTGCCTTGAcgttattattaaatttttttctcagTGTGGAGGACATGAAATTGCCAATTTAAGATTAGACATGGCAGTAAGCAACAAATGTCATAAAAACATAATTCATGgattatgatatatttttatgtatggGGCGTTTGGATTGTTaaaatattctatttttatttattactttcattttccaaaaatagtttttattttcaatttgttaagatttataaatttttgtttggttttactttttatttttaatttcttgtttgACGCACC harbors:
- the LOC137820344 gene encoding zinc finger CCCH domain-containing protein 6 isoform X2 — its product is MYCWCIQNYQRKKVRLFLSEDSPSQVGLNSQDHLQAKASLVLPPGVSGSDDILPPGFEGTHTSSQFEIKPSQIPVIKWITPPKIVLNLTWQVVCGEESNEVEDQRQREMRVLEAIYPRISSIPPNPSVSVDAEDSNYTDGQPALIPITPIEDEDAAAEALTDSLEPFDASQSLELPPGILKNSNSVTSTQFARGLTSDVAAASVALTNIVKSNEHGKLIDHDLLNNILNNPEVIEKLVRDYGATNNSQSVHNVASSGAVFSNPPIPINQGETATPSSIAFSATSSYAPSTGGQVVPVSTQWPPRPAASSAIVSSPVEVPAAKDVNYYKSLIQQHGGEKQETLPYSSKRQIHQPVTSYEPTYNQRAKVSKPKIMKPCIFFNSSRGCRNGANCAYQHDTSFQPRGNTVPGIQSSKRMKMDHEISS
- the LOC137820344 gene encoding zinc finger CCCH domain-containing protein 6 isoform X1 produces the protein MRRLQKSKRVSWASDLDLCQVRLFLSEDSPSQVGLNSQDHLQAKASLVLPPGVSGSDDILPPGFEGTHTSSQFEIKPSQIPVIKWITPPKIVLNLTWQVVCGEESNEVEDQRQREMRVLEAIYPRISSIPPNPSVSVDAEDSNYTDGQPALIPITPIEDEDAAAEALTDSLEPFDASQSLELPPGILKNSNSVTSTQFARGLTSDVAAASVALTNIVKSNEHGKLIDHDLLNNILNNPEVIEKLVRDYGATNNSQSVHNVASSGAVFSNPPIPINQGETATPSSIAFSATSSYAPSTGGQVVPVSTQWPPRPAASSAIVSSPVEVPAAKDVNYYKSLIQQHGGEKQETLPYSSKRQIHQPVTSYEPTYNQRAKVSKPKIMKPCIFFNSSRGCRNGANCAYQHDTSFQPRGNTVPGIQSSKRMKMDHEISS